A single window of Archangium gephyra DNA harbors:
- a CDS encoding winged helix-turn-helix transcriptional regulator, which produces MSTAHRSGCPINLSLEVFGDRWSLIILRDMMFGGRRHFRELLNQSEEGISSNILADRLKMLLDEGMISKTDDPSHKQKAIYSLTEKSIALVPIFAHLGAWGRRYLPVSEELSIRAQLLEEGGPAMWEQFMAELRELHLGEPANLEGPTVAEQLQAAYEKVRARQAAKTRR; this is translated from the coding sequence ATGAGCACCGCACACCGGTCGGGTTGCCCGATCAATCTCTCGCTGGAGGTCTTCGGGGACCGATGGAGCCTGATCATCCTGCGCGACATGATGTTCGGCGGCCGGAGGCACTTCCGCGAGCTGCTGAATCAATCCGAGGAAGGCATCTCGTCCAACATCCTGGCCGATCGCCTGAAGATGTTGCTGGACGAGGGGATGATCTCGAAGACCGATGATCCCAGCCACAAGCAGAAGGCGATCTACAGCCTGACGGAGAAGTCCATCGCGCTGGTGCCCATCTTCGCGCACCTGGGCGCCTGGGGACGCAGGTACCTGCCCGTGAGCGAGGAGCTCAGCATCCGCGCCCAGCTCCTGGAGGAGGGCGGCCCGGCCATGTGGGAGCAGTTCATGGCCGAGCTGCGCGAGCTCCACCTCGGTGAGCCGGCGAACCTGGAGGGCCCGACCGTCGCCGAGCAGCTCCAGGCCGCCTACGAGAAGGTCCGCGCCCGGCAGGCGGCGAAAACCCGGCGCTGA
- a CDS encoding GNAT family N-acetyltransferase, protein MIAPGPTLETPRLLLRPTATEDLEGFVMLMADPESARFIGGLQPRSMVWRAMHTMAGSWVLNGYAMFSVLEKATGRWVGRVGPWKPDGWPGSEIGWGLLREFWGRGYATEATAAAMDWAFEHLGWTEVIHSIAPDNTASKQVALRLGSRMRGPCKLPPPHDTSPMELWSQDRDTWRARRQSGKQ, encoded by the coding sequence GTGATCGCTCCTGGACCCACCCTCGAAACTCCGCGCCTCCTGCTGCGCCCCACGGCGACGGAGGACCTGGAGGGCTTCGTGATGCTCATGGCCGATCCGGAGTCCGCGCGCTTCATCGGCGGCCTGCAGCCGCGCTCCATGGTCTGGCGGGCCATGCACACCATGGCGGGCTCGTGGGTGCTGAATGGCTACGCCATGTTCTCCGTGCTCGAGAAGGCAACGGGCCGCTGGGTGGGGCGCGTGGGTCCGTGGAAGCCGGACGGCTGGCCGGGCTCGGAGATCGGCTGGGGCCTGCTGCGCGAGTTCTGGGGACGCGGCTACGCCACCGAGGCCACGGCCGCGGCCATGGACTGGGCCTTCGAGCACCTCGGCTGGACCGAGGTCATCCACTCCATCGCTCCGGACAACACGGCGTCCAAGCAGGTGGCGCTGCGGCTGGGCTCGCGGATGCGGGGCCCCTGCAAGCTGCCGCCGCCCCATGACACCTCTCCGATGGAGCTCTGGAGTCAGGACCGCGACACCTGGCGGGCCCGGCGCCAGTCCGGGAAACAGTGA
- a CDS encoding adenylate/guanylate cyclase domain-containing protein: protein MASDIWKFLPQRLRNRLPRMLGVAVLSTAVAAGCWLLGGLGLPALERALYDRALTTFARSSGGLSPDIVVVAIDQSTLDGVRNNPTYARDFGPYPWNHLLWARVMEELSHQGARAVLFDGVMDEPSTEGSAELELARVLRDTRLPVYLGVATHPRAAPLPKVEPVHPPPAQDFGEGAEPTAVARVLAFPVRTDGRALPRLESESLPGMRQSHNLIPPVTPLLAEAKGFGLVEPEVDSDGLSRRTRFAYSDGTNAYVTLPVAAAADFFGATELVFSGRTLRLGQRELPVNPDGSAELDFGGPLHERFRIVPVMALLDAWSLRQEGQRTGFEEEAVFRDRLVVIGPTALGLGTPATTPFAAFVPGMSSRLAVLENIFSGRFITEAPFWVSLLFALGLAVLSAVLLMTVRSPTLELAWLLLAVVPLVFLTMGASLALGRVHLLGALPVTAGLLSSLGAMASNHLFANREAAFIRQAFSRYMEPRLIEQMIEDNRLPRLDGEERELTAFFSDIRGFSSFSESFQHNPRELVRVLNQYLTRVSSALLREGGCLDKYIGDAVVCLFGAPIDHSDHAVRACRGALAAQAEVSRLREEFRKKGLPDVYTRIGINSAKLFVGNFGSEQLFDYTAMGDGMNLASRLEGANKAYGSLIMIGPRTYELAREHIEVRELDRVRVAGKAEAVTVYELLALKGELPAQKRWTVKRYHEALALYREQRFAEAAGVLKAQLSEDPEDGPTAVLLARCQKYEQHPPAHFDGVANLEK from the coding sequence ATGGCGAGTGACATCTGGAAGTTCCTGCCGCAGCGCCTGCGCAACCGCCTGCCTCGGATGCTCGGCGTGGCGGTGCTGTCCACGGCCGTGGCGGCGGGGTGCTGGCTCCTGGGAGGGCTGGGGCTGCCGGCCCTGGAGCGCGCCCTCTACGACCGCGCGCTCACCACCTTCGCCCGGAGCAGCGGCGGCCTGTCCCCCGACATCGTCGTGGTGGCCATCGATCAGTCGACCCTCGATGGCGTCCGCAACAACCCCACGTACGCGCGCGACTTCGGCCCCTATCCGTGGAATCACCTCCTGTGGGCCCGGGTGATGGAGGAGCTGTCCCACCAGGGTGCCCGGGCCGTGCTGTTCGACGGCGTGATGGACGAGCCCTCCACCGAGGGGAGCGCGGAGCTCGAGCTCGCCCGCGTACTACGGGACACCCGGCTGCCCGTGTACCTGGGTGTGGCCACCCATCCCAGGGCCGCGCCCCTCCCCAAGGTGGAGCCCGTTCATCCGCCTCCGGCCCAGGACTTCGGCGAGGGCGCCGAGCCCACGGCGGTGGCCCGGGTGCTGGCCTTCCCGGTGCGCACGGACGGACGCGCGCTGCCGCGCCTGGAGTCCGAATCCCTGCCGGGCATGCGCCAGTCCCACAACCTCATCCCTCCCGTCACGCCGCTGCTGGCCGAGGCGAAGGGGTTCGGCCTGGTGGAGCCGGAAGTGGACTCCGATGGGCTCTCGCGGCGCACCCGCTTCGCGTACTCGGATGGCACCAACGCCTATGTCACGCTTCCCGTGGCCGCGGCGGCGGACTTCTTCGGGGCCACGGAGCTCGTGTTCTCCGGCCGGACCTTGCGGCTGGGCCAGCGCGAGCTTCCGGTGAACCCCGATGGCAGCGCGGAGCTCGACTTCGGCGGCCCGCTGCACGAGCGCTTCCGCATCGTCCCCGTCATGGCGCTGCTGGACGCCTGGTCCCTGCGCCAGGAGGGCCAGCGGACGGGGTTCGAGGAGGAGGCCGTTTTCCGTGACCGGCTCGTGGTCATCGGCCCCACGGCGTTGGGGCTCGGCACGCCCGCGACCACTCCGTTCGCGGCGTTCGTGCCCGGGATGAGCTCGCGGCTCGCCGTGCTGGAGAACATCTTCTCCGGCCGCTTCATCACCGAGGCTCCCTTCTGGGTGAGCCTGCTCTTCGCGCTCGGCCTGGCCGTGCTGTCCGCGGTGCTGCTGATGACGGTGCGCTCGCCCACGCTGGAGCTGGCGTGGTTGCTGCTGGCCGTCGTCCCCCTCGTCTTCCTGACCATGGGGGCCTCGCTGGCGCTGGGGCGGGTGCACCTGCTCGGAGCGCTGCCCGTGACGGCGGGCCTGCTGTCCAGCCTGGGCGCCATGGCCTCCAACCACCTCTTCGCCAACCGCGAGGCCGCCTTCATCCGCCAGGCCTTCAGCCGCTACATGGAGCCCCGCCTCATCGAGCAGATGATCGAGGACAACCGGCTCCCCCGGCTGGATGGCGAGGAGCGTGAGCTCACCGCCTTCTTCAGCGACATCCGCGGCTTCTCCTCCTTCTCCGAGTCCTTCCAGCACAACCCCCGCGAGCTGGTCCGCGTGCTCAACCAGTACCTGACGCGGGTGAGCTCGGCGCTGCTGCGGGAGGGCGGCTGTCTGGACAAGTACATCGGCGACGCCGTGGTGTGTCTCTTCGGCGCGCCCATTGACCACTCGGACCACGCGGTGCGTGCCTGCCGGGGCGCCCTGGCCGCACAGGCCGAGGTGAGCCGGCTGCGCGAGGAGTTCCGCAAGAAGGGCCTGCCGGACGTGTACACGCGCATCGGCATCAACAGCGCCAAGCTCTTCGTGGGCAACTTCGGCAGCGAGCAGCTCTTCGACTACACCGCCATGGGCGACGGCATGAACCTGGCCTCGCGGCTGGAGGGCGCGAACAAGGCCTATGGCTCGTTGATCATGATCGGCCCGCGCACCTATGAGCTGGCGCGCGAGCACATCGAGGTGCGGGAGCTGGACCGGGTCCGGGTGGCGGGCAAGGCCGAGGCGGTGACGGTGTACGAGCTGCTCGCGCTCAAGGGCGAGCTGCCCGCGCAGAAGCGCTGGACGGTCAAGCGCTACCACGAGGCGCTCGCGCTCTACCGGGAGCAGCGCTTCGCGGAGGCGGCCGGAGTGCTGAAGGCGCAGCTGTCCGAGGATCCGGAAGACGGCCCGACGGCCGTGTTGCTCGCGCGCTGCCAGAAGTACGAGCAGCACCCGCCGGCGCACTTCGACGGGGTGGCTAACCTGGAGAAGTGA
- a CDS encoding DNA-binding protein produces MTRLPSSSRAVLWLPSLLLGLTLAAGGTGCSSATPISEARESATGSTATIEGAVSVAPGTFVSAMEDEGFALQDGSGGIYVKVAQKPGFGLNARVRVKGTLDEQNKLRILKAEPADVEVLQGTTEVVMPVNARTGEVNESNEGRLVKVTGNVTQTFQDDSPYGYKLYLDDGSGEVQVFVHVSAGLDKAALQALTAGQRITVVGLAAQYETTYEVAPRQPSDLTVN; encoded by the coding sequence ATGACCCGACTCCCGTCCTCTTCTCGCGCTGTCCTCTGGCTTCCCTCCCTGCTGCTCGGCCTCACGCTCGCCGCGGGGGGGACGGGCTGCTCCAGTGCCACCCCCATCTCCGAGGCGCGCGAGAGCGCCACGGGCAGCACGGCGACCATCGAGGGCGCCGTCTCGGTGGCTCCCGGCACCTTCGTCTCCGCCATGGAGGACGAGGGCTTCGCCCTCCAGGATGGGTCCGGCGGCATCTACGTGAAGGTCGCCCAGAAGCCGGGCTTCGGCCTGAACGCCCGGGTGCGCGTCAAGGGCACGTTGGACGAGCAGAACAAGCTGCGCATCCTCAAGGCCGAGCCCGCCGATGTGGAGGTGCTCCAGGGCACCACCGAGGTGGTGATGCCCGTCAACGCGCGCACGGGCGAGGTCAACGAGTCCAACGAGGGCCGGCTGGTGAAGGTGACGGGCAACGTCACCCAGACCTTCCAGGATGACTCGCCCTACGGCTACAAGCTCTACCTCGACGATGGCTCGGGCGAGGTGCAGGTCTTCGTCCACGTGTCGGCGGGCCTCGACAAGGCCGCGCTGCAGGCGCTCACCGCCGGCCAGCGCATCACCGTGGTGGGCCTGGCCGCGCAGTACGAGACCACCTACGAGGTGGCGCCGCGGCAGCCCTCGGACCTGACGGTCAACTGA
- a CDS encoding serine hydrolase domain-containing protein, with protein MQRRKNGAAHVGLNRRSLLVGATALGASAACGGTRADVRKTMAGAGFSKEGLERMHAVMAAHVERGDLPGVVTLLSRGDEFHADAMGTLAFGGTAPMRRDTLFRIASLTKPITGAATMMLVEDGKLRLDEPVDRLLPELAHRQVLKRLDGPLDDTVPANRPILVSDLLTLRMGMGAIFTQAPYPILQAMTEKGVAVGPSLPKAPSPDAWIRALGSLPLMHQPGEAWMYDTGLTVLGVLLARAAGKSLGDFFQERIFEPLGMKDSGFSVPAGKLDRLATAYWRNPVTGRFDVFDAAGPESQFSRPQGFPSASGGLVSTADDYLAFARMMLNKGEHGGRRLLSERSIELMTTDHITPQQKAVSPFGPGFWDKRGWGYALSIVHKHEPGDPRGLGWDGGYGTSCYWDPQTGVVGVLMTQRMMDSPAAPAAFVDFWRSAYEAVQG; from the coding sequence ATGCAACGTCGAAAGAACGGTGCGGCGCACGTGGGGCTCAATCGCCGGAGCCTGCTGGTGGGCGCCACGGCGCTCGGAGCGTCGGCGGCGTGCGGTGGCACCCGGGCGGACGTAAGGAAGACGATGGCCGGAGCGGGGTTCTCCAAAGAAGGGCTCGAGCGCATGCATGCCGTGATGGCCGCCCATGTCGAGCGGGGCGATCTGCCAGGCGTCGTGACGCTGCTCAGCCGGGGTGACGAGTTCCACGCGGACGCGATGGGCACCCTGGCCTTCGGCGGCACGGCCCCGATGCGGCGTGACACCCTCTTCCGGATCGCCTCGCTGACCAAGCCGATCACGGGCGCCGCGACGATGATGCTGGTGGAGGACGGAAAGCTCCGCCTCGACGAGCCGGTGGACCGCCTGTTGCCCGAGCTCGCCCACCGCCAGGTGCTCAAGCGGCTCGATGGGCCATTGGATGACACCGTGCCCGCGAATCGCCCCATCCTCGTCAGCGATCTCCTGACGCTGCGCATGGGCATGGGCGCGATCTTCACGCAGGCTCCGTATCCGATCCTCCAGGCCATGACCGAGAAGGGCGTCGCGGTGGGCCCGTCGCTGCCGAAGGCGCCGAGCCCGGATGCGTGGATCCGCGCCCTGGGCTCCCTGCCGCTGATGCATCAACCGGGCGAGGCCTGGATGTATGACACCGGCCTGACCGTGCTGGGCGTGCTGCTCGCGCGAGCCGCGGGCAAGTCGCTCGGGGACTTCTTCCAGGAGCGCATCTTCGAGCCGCTGGGCATGAAGGACAGCGGCTTCAGCGTCCCGGCGGGGAAGCTGGACCGGCTGGCTACCGCCTACTGGCGCAATCCCGTGACGGGAAGGTTCGACGTCTTCGACGCCGCCGGCCCGGAGAGCCAGTTCAGCCGCCCGCAGGGTTTCCCGTCCGCGTCCGGAGGCCTGGTCTCGACGGCCGACGACTACCTCGCCTTCGCCCGGATGATGCTGAACAAGGGCGAGCACGGAGGCAGACGTCTCCTCTCCGAGCGCTCGATCGAGCTCATGACGACGGACCACATCACCCCGCAACAGAAGGCCGTGTCGCCGTTCGGTCCTGGCTTCTGGGACAAGCGCGGCTGGGGCTACGCGCTCTCCATCGTCCACAAGCACGAGCCCGGGGATCCGCGCGGGTTGGGCTGGGACGGCGGTTACGGAACGTCCTGCTACTGGGATCCCCAGACGGGAGTGGTGGGCGTGCTGATGACGCAGCGGATGATGGACTCTCCGGCGGCGCCCGCGGCCTTCGTGGACTTCTGGCGCTCGGCCTACGAGGCGGTCCAGGGCTGA